A genomic segment from uncultured Marinifilum sp. encodes:
- a CDS encoding penicillin-binding protein, translated as MLFAVLVIGKVVYLQLFEGDKWRAKAEKISKRDVIAYANRGDICAEDGRLLASSLPYYQLRMDFRASGLSDKVFRSKVDSLAMCLSRFFKDQSASAYRTKLMNAKYKTEKNRYVLINRRKVNYNELKVLKTFPLFRLGKNKGGLICEQENKRIQPHINLATRTIGYLNKEANNELIGKVGLEGAFESELKGVDGVSVMQKMSGRWLPVTSVEPKDGNDLITTINVDYQDVAETALHQQLLKYNADHGSAILMEVKTGAIKAIANLGYDRKKKIYREIYNYAIAETTEPGSTFKLASIMALLEDGYVGPMDSIDTGNGVYLFHKEKMRDSHHGGFGKISVQEVFEKSSNIGISRLVYEHYNNKKKSFINRLYDFRLNEPLNIDIKGEGVPKIKYPNDPNWSGVSLPWMSIGYEVEQTPLQTLTFYNAVANGGKMMKPKFVKEIRYHGDVIRKFDNEVLKSKICSGETLDRVQNMLEGVVLRGTARNLRNSNYKIAGKTGTARIADKNKGYANKIYQASFVGYFPADKPMYSCIVVINRPNKTKGFYGNQVAGPVFKTIADKVYAMSYSMHPKKELEEQDEPLVPVSLNGNKNDLDLVFNGLDIEVTNKDIQSEWVITSRKDSVIEYKYRRVKNALVPNVKGMGVQDALYILENAGLKVRVRGVGSVAKQSLYPGSYYKRGDRIIIDLS; from the coding sequence ATGCTGTTTGCAGTATTGGTGATTGGTAAAGTTGTGTATTTGCAATTGTTCGAAGGCGATAAGTGGAGAGCTAAAGCAGAGAAGATTTCTAAGCGCGATGTAATTGCCTATGCCAATAGAGGTGATATTTGTGCTGAAGATGGTCGCTTACTGGCAAGTTCGCTTCCCTACTATCAATTAAGAATGGATTTTAGAGCTTCGGGTTTAAGCGATAAAGTTTTTAGATCGAAAGTGGATTCTCTGGCAATGTGCTTGTCACGCTTTTTTAAAGATCAATCGGCTAGTGCATACAGAACAAAATTAATGAATGCCAAATATAAAACAGAGAAAAATCGTTATGTTTTAATTAATCGTAGAAAAGTAAATTATAATGAACTAAAAGTTTTAAAAACCTTTCCTTTATTTCGATTAGGAAAAAATAAAGGAGGCTTAATTTGCGAGCAAGAAAATAAAAGAATTCAACCTCATATAAATTTAGCCACAAGAACTATTGGTTATCTAAATAAAGAAGCAAATAACGAATTAATTGGGAAAGTTGGATTAGAAGGTGCTTTTGAAAGTGAATTGAAAGGGGTAGATGGCGTTAGTGTAATGCAAAAAATGTCGGGACGATGGTTACCTGTTACTTCTGTAGAACCAAAGGATGGTAACGATTTAATAACCACCATAAATGTTGATTATCAGGATGTGGCAGAAACTGCACTTCATCAGCAATTATTAAAATACAATGCCGATCATGGTTCTGCTATTTTAATGGAGGTAAAAACAGGAGCTATTAAGGCAATTGCAAATTTAGGTTACGATAGAAAGAAAAAAATATATAGAGAGATATATAATTATGCAATTGCAGAAACTACCGAGCCGGGTTCTACATTTAAATTAGCATCGATAATGGCTTTGCTGGAAGATGGATACGTAGGACCAATGGACTCTATAGATACTGGTAATGGAGTTTATTTGTTTCATAAGGAAAAAATGCGCGATTCTCATCATGGCGGATTTGGAAAAATATCAGTACAAGAGGTTTTCGAGAAATCTTCAAATATTGGAATTTCAAGATTGGTATACGAACATTATAATAACAAGAAAAAATCATTTATCAACAGGTTATACGACTTTAGACTAAATGAACCTTTAAATATAGATATTAAGGGAGAAGGCGTTCCAAAGATAAAATATCCCAACGATCCAAATTGGTCTGGCGTTTCTCTGCCATGGATGTCGATTGGTTATGAAGTAGAGCAAACACCTTTGCAAACATTAACCTTTTATAATGCTGTTGCAAATGGTGGAAAAATGATGAAGCCTAAATTTGTAAAAGAAATTCGTTACCATGGCGATGTAATAAGAAAATTTGATAACGAAGTCTTAAAATCGAAGATATGCTCGGGCGAAACTCTTGATAGAGTGCAAAACATGCTCGAAGGTGTTGTTTTGAGAGGAACAGCCCGTAATTTGAGAAATTCTAATTATAAAATTGCAGGAAAAACTGGTACTGCAAGAATCGCAGATAAGAATAAAGGATATGCCAATAAGATTTATCAGGCGTCTTTTGTGGGGTATTTTCCAGCCGATAAGCCTATGTATTCTTGTATTGTAGTAATTAACCGACCTAATAAAACAAAAGGATTTTATGGTAATCAGGTGGCAGGTCCGGTTTTTAAAACCATTGCCGATAAAGTTTATGCAATGAGTTATTCAATGCATCCCAAAAAAGAGCTTGAGGAGCAAGATGAACCATTGGTTCCGGTTTCGCTAAATGGGAATAAGAACGATTTGGATTTAGTTTTTAATGGATTAGATATTGAAGTTACAAATAAAGATATTCAATCGGAATGGGTAATTACATCCCGAAAGGATTCTGTAATTGAATATAAATACAGAAGAGTAAAAAACGCACTGGTTCCTAATGTTAAGGGAATGGGCGTTCAGGATGCATTATATATTCTCGAAAATGCAGGTTTAAAGGTTAGGGTAAGAGGTGTAGGATCGGTTGCAAAGCAGTCGCTTTACCCTGGATCTTATTACAAAAGAGGAGATAGAATAATTATAGACTTATCTTAA
- a CDS encoding FtsL-like putative cell division protein encodes MFWLKKKYNDFVTPKQEQKEISSGSFKVFINGSFLTKTVVVKQLPFVLFAVVLGILYISNRYTSEKVYRDMIKLEKELKDLRFESITTASDLMYMSKQSEVVKRVNRDGLELVESTEPPIKIYLKK; translated from the coding sequence ATGTTTTGGCTCAAAAAGAAATATAACGATTTTGTAACTCCTAAGCAGGAACAGAAAGAAATTTCGAGTGGTTCTTTCAAAGTTTTTATTAATGGGAGCTTCCTTACAAAAACGGTAGTTGTAAAACAATTACCTTTTGTTTTATTTGCAGTAGTGCTAGGAATTCTTTATATCAGTAATCGATATACTTCTGAGAAGGTTTACAGAGATATGATTAAGCTAGAGAAAGAATTAAAAGATTTAAGATTTGAATCTATTACAACAGCATCTGACCTTATGTATATGAGTAAGCAGTCTGAGGTAGTGAAAAGAGTAAACCGAGATGGCCTGGAGTTGGTTGAATCAACAGAGCCGCCAATAAAAATATATTTGAAGAAATAG
- the rsmH gene encoding 16S rRNA (cytosine(1402)-N(4))-methyltransferase RsmH has translation MSEYHIPVLLGESIEGLNINPEGIYVDLTFGGGGHSREILKHLTTGKLIGFDQDEDAEANVPDDDRFIFVRHNFRYFKNFLKYLGFPKVDGILADLGVSSHEFDVAERGFSFRFDGDLDMRMNQTSEFTAADLLNDYAVEDLYKILKMYGEVKNPGKLVKLIDAYRKENSFKTIQQFKEVIAPCTPKFKEHKYLAQVFQALRIEVNKEMDVLKEMLAQCADVLKPEGRLVVITYHSLEDRLVKNYIRDGKFEGGAEKDFFGNVQTPLLSVNRKVILPTEKEIELNGRARSAKLRIAKPNLR, from the coding sequence ATGAGCGAATATCATATACCTGTTTTACTAGGAGAAAGTATTGAGGGATTAAATATTAATCCCGAAGGTATTTATGTGGATTTAACTTTTGGTGGAGGAGGTCACTCACGAGAGATTTTAAAGCACTTAACTACCGGAAAATTGATAGGTTTCGATCAGGATGAAGATGCCGAGGCCAATGTGCCCGACGATGATAGATTTATTTTTGTGCGTCATAATTTTAGGTATTTTAAGAATTTTCTGAAATATCTGGGCTTTCCCAAAGTGGATGGGATATTAGCAGATCTGGGCGTTTCTTCGCATGAGTTTGATGTGGCTGAGCGTGGTTTCTCATTCCGTTTCGATGGAGATCTGGATATGAGAATGAATCAGACTTCGGAATTTACAGCTGCCGATTTGTTAAATGATTATGCAGTGGAGGATCTTTACAAGATTTTGAAAATGTATGGAGAGGTGAAAAATCCTGGTAAGTTAGTTAAGCTTATTGATGCTTACCGCAAAGAAAATTCATTTAAAACCATACAGCAATTTAAAGAGGTAATTGCTCCTTGTACACCGAAGTTTAAAGAGCATAAGTATTTAGCTCAGGTTTTTCAGGCTTTAAGAATAGAAGTAAACAAGGAAATGGACGTTTTAAAAGAAATGTTAGCTCAGTGTGCCGATGTGTTAAAACCTGAAGGTCGTTTAGTGGTAATTACCTATCATTCTTTAGAGGATAGATTGGTGAAAAATTATATTCGCGATGGAAAGTTTGAGGGTGGTGCTGAAAAAGACTTTTTTGGAAATGTGCAAACTCCATTGTTAAGTGTAAACCGAAAAGTGATATTGCCAACCGAAAAAGAAATAGAATTAAATGGCAGAGCCAGAAGTGCTAAGTTAAGAATTGCAAAACCTAATTTGAGATAA
- the mraZ gene encoding division/cell wall cluster transcriptional repressor MraZ has protein sequence MVTFIGDYQCKLDAKGRVLLPSAFRKLLNEGSESRCVLRKNLYEKCLDLYPIKEWERQTEMVRSKLNPFNKKHAGFMREFFRGTAEVQIDGNGRILIPKKFFDFACFNKEISLAGQDGKIEIWDTSTYEESAWSQEGFSDLADEILGGEINRE, from the coding sequence ATGGTAACATTTATAGGCGATTATCAATGTAAATTGGATGCAAAAGGTCGTGTTTTATTGCCTTCTGCATTTCGGAAACTTCTAAACGAAGGTTCTGAAAGTCGCTGTGTGCTTAGAAAAAATCTGTATGAAAAGTGTCTTGATTTATATCCAATAAAAGAATGGGAAAGGCAAACAGAGATGGTTCGTTCTAAATTAAATCCATTTAATAAAAAGCATGCTGGTTTTATGAGGGAATTTTTTAGAGGAACTGCCGAGGTGCAAATTGATGGAAATGGTCGTATTCTTATTCCAAAGAAATTTTTTGATTTTGCTTGTTTCAATAAAGAAATAAGCTTAGCCGGACAAGATGGTAAGATAGAAATTTGGGATACATCTACCTATGAGGAATCTGCATGGAGTCAGGAAGGATTTAGTGATTTAGCCGATGAAATTTTAGGTGGCGAAATTAATCGCGAATAA
- a CDS encoding 1-acyl-sn-glycerol-3-phosphate acyltransferase has translation MQNNNSNNYLKIDIEKVIASKSKKMAKLLPGFILRYLKRIIHQEELNDFLSKNYQKQGIEFADSVLAELDINFKIEGLENIDKNGRYLFASNHPLGGPDGIILISIFGKEFNKIKFLVNDILMNIKNLSDVFIPINKHGGQAKEAARMLENAYQSDATILTFPAGLVSRKQEGKIEDLSWKKSFIVKSIKHKRDIVPIHIDGRNSNFFYNLANLRKFLGLKTNLEMLYLSNELFKQRGKTFTIRIGKPISYQTFDKSLPYDKWAEKIKRQTYKLAGQ, from the coding sequence ATGCAAAACAACAATTCTAATAATTATCTGAAAATTGATATTGAAAAAGTAATAGCCAGTAAAAGCAAAAAAATGGCAAAATTACTTCCTGGGTTTATTCTTCGATATTTAAAACGAATTATTCATCAGGAAGAACTTAATGATTTTTTGTCTAAGAATTATCAAAAACAAGGAATTGAATTTGCCGATAGTGTATTAGCAGAACTTGATATTAATTTTAAAATTGAAGGTTTGGAAAATATTGATAAAAACGGCAGATATCTATTCGCATCCAACCATCCTTTAGGTGGCCCTGATGGCATTATTTTAATTAGTATTTTCGGAAAAGAATTTAATAAGATAAAATTTTTAGTAAATGATATTTTAATGAATATTAAAAATCTTTCCGACGTATTTATCCCAATAAACAAACACGGAGGCCAAGCAAAAGAAGCAGCCAGAATGCTTGAAAATGCATACCAGTCGGATGCTACTATCTTAACCTTTCCGGCAGGTCTTGTATCGCGAAAACAAGAAGGGAAAATTGAAGATTTATCATGGAAAAAAAGTTTTATTGTTAAATCTATAAAGCACAAACGCGATATCGTTCCAATTCATATAGATGGCAGAAATTCTAACTTTTTCTACAATTTAGCAAATCTAAGAAAGTTTCTGGGTTTAAAAACTAATTTGGAAATGTTATATTTGTCCAATGAACTATTCAAACAAAGAGGTAAAACATTTACCATTAGAATAGGAAAACCAATCTCTTACCAAACATTTGACAAAAGCTTGCCGTATGATAAATGGGCAGAGAAAATAAAACGACAAACCTATAAATTAGCCGGTCAGTAA
- a CDS encoding GNAT family N-acetyltransferase produces the protein MKEIIPPVPREELEKELTEERFVRKTNKGSNEIYCFTHKDSPALMKEVGRLREITFRKAGGGTGKEIDIDKFDTDEKPYHQLIVWDPKSKEILGGYRYILCSEAPLDENGNTYLATSRLFNFSDDFRKNYLPHTIELGRSFVQPDYQSIKKGRKSLYALDNLWDGLGSLIIDYPEIKYFFGKVTMYPDYNRDARNHILYFMNKMFNDPDKLATPTTPLETNMDEEKLAKDFCFNTFEENYKVLSHNVRRNGENIPPLINAYMGLSPTMKCFGTAVNTHFGDVEETGIMITIGDVYDKKIDRYTSSYLSFLNIKLPKKPNLNIFKKK, from the coding sequence ATGAAAGAAATCATACCCCCTGTACCACGAGAGGAACTTGAGAAAGAGTTGACGGAAGAAAGATTTGTACGCAAGACCAACAAGGGGTCTAATGAAATCTATTGTTTCACTCATAAGGACTCTCCTGCTTTAATGAAAGAAGTGGGGCGATTGAGAGAAATTACCTTCCGAAAAGCTGGAGGAGGAACAGGAAAAGAAATTGATATCGATAAGTTCGATACTGATGAAAAACCATACCACCAACTTATTGTTTGGGATCCAAAATCGAAAGAAATACTTGGGGGCTACAGATACATTCTTTGCTCTGAAGCACCCCTTGATGAAAATGGCAATACTTATTTGGCTACTTCGAGATTATTTAATTTCTCTGATGATTTTAGAAAAAACTACCTGCCGCATACAATCGAACTAGGCAGATCATTTGTACAACCCGATTATCAGTCAATTAAAAAAGGCAGAAAAAGTTTATATGCTTTAGATAACCTTTGGGATGGACTTGGATCTTTAATTATTGATTACCCTGAAATTAAATATTTCTTTGGTAAGGTTACAATGTATCCTGATTACAACAGAGATGCTCGAAATCATATTCTATATTTTATGAATAAAATGTTCAACGATCCAGATAAATTAGCTACACCAACAACTCCACTTGAAACAAATATGGACGAAGAAAAGTTAGCTAAAGATTTTTGTTTCAATACATTTGAAGAAAATTACAAGGTACTATCTCATAATGTTCGTAGAAATGGAGAAAATATTCCACCACTTATTAATGCATATATGGGACTTTCGCCTACGATGAAATGCTTTGGTACTGCAGTAAATACACATTTTGGAGATGTAGAAGAAACAGGAATAATGATTACAATTGGCGATGTTTATGATAAAAAAATTGATAGATATACTTCTTCTTATCTTTCTTTTTTAAATATTAAACTACCAAAAAAACCAAATTTGAATATTTTTAAAAAGAAATAA
- a CDS encoding amidophosphoribosyltransferase: MSDQLKHECGIAMVRLLKPLEYYQEKYGSWRYGIQKLYLLMEKQHNRGQEGAGAVGLKLDMPPGNKYIHRHRSCSDQPIKEVFDGVYSELAAAEAKYPDKFNDPVWAKENLPFAGELYLGHLRYGTFGRNSIDFVHPVMRENNWKSRNLVLAGNFNLTNVDELFDLLVGLGQHPKDYTDTVTILEKVGHYLDEENQMLFRQYKNDGYSNKDISPQIEKNIDIQKVLSSASRDWDGGYAIAGMFGHGDSFVMRDPWGIRPAYYYQDDEIVVVASERPVIQTALNVRANTIKEISPGNAVVVRKDGEVAEVPVRVAQKRKSCSFERIYFSRGSDKDIYKERKKLGQLLTPTILDSVDNDVKNTVFSFIPNTAETAFYGMMEGVRHQLTEWKKQQVHDLNGSWTEEKLQEIISVEPRVEKIAIKDVKLRTFITNDEGRDDLVGHVYDVTYGIVKNQKDNLVVIDDSIVRGTTLKQSILRILDRLHPRKIVIVSSAPQIRYPDCYGIDMTRMGEFIAFNAAIALLKDRGMENVIEETYKKCKSQENLPKEEVVNYVKEIYKPFTAEEISDKIAVLLTPDQMDAEVKIVYQSIENLHLACPENNGDWYFTGNYPTPGGNKVVNTSFINYVEGNHKRAY; the protein is encoded by the coding sequence ATGAGTGACCAGTTAAAGCATGAGTGCGGAATAGCAATGGTTCGATTGCTAAAACCTCTCGAATACTATCAGGAGAAATACGGATCCTGGAGATATGGTATTCAAAAACTTTATTTGTTGATGGAAAAGCAACATAATAGAGGTCAGGAAGGAGCAGGAGCTGTCGGATTAAAATTAGATATGCCTCCAGGTAATAAATATATTCATCGTCATCGTTCATGTAGTGATCAGCCAATTAAGGAGGTTTTTGATGGAGTATACAGCGAATTAGCTGCCGCAGAAGCAAAATATCCCGATAAATTTAACGATCCGGTTTGGGCAAAAGAAAACTTACCATTTGCAGGAGAACTGTATTTGGGGCATTTAAGATATGGTACTTTTGGTCGAAATAGTATCGATTTTGTGCATCCTGTTATGAGAGAAAATAACTGGAAATCGAGAAATTTGGTATTAGCAGGAAATTTTAATCTTACGAATGTTGATGAACTTTTCGATTTATTAGTAGGCTTAGGACAGCATCCAAAAGATTATACCGATACAGTAACAATTTTAGAAAAGGTTGGTCATTATTTAGATGAAGAAAACCAGATGTTGTTTCGCCAGTATAAGAATGATGGTTACTCAAATAAAGATATCTCTCCTCAAATTGAGAAAAATATAGATATACAAAAAGTTCTTTCGAGTGCAAGTAGAGATTGGGATGGAGGATATGCTATTGCTGGTATGTTCGGACATGGCGATTCATTTGTGATGAGAGATCCATGGGGAATTCGTCCGGCATATTATTATCAGGACGATGAAATTGTAGTTGTTGCTTCGGAAAGACCAGTTATTCAGACTGCTTTAAATGTTAGAGCGAATACAATTAAAGAAATTTCTCCAGGAAATGCAGTTGTTGTGCGCAAAGATGGAGAGGTTGCCGAAGTACCTGTAAGAGTTGCACAAAAAAGAAAATCATGTTCGTTCGAGAGAATTTATTTTTCTAGAGGTAGCGATAAAGATATATATAAGGAAAGAAAGAAACTGGGGCAATTGTTAACTCCCACAATTCTCGATTCGGTTGATAATGATGTGAAAAACACTGTATTTTCATTTATACCAAATACTGCCGAAACAGCTTTTTATGGTATGATGGAAGGCGTACGACATCAGTTAACTGAATGGAAAAAACAACAAGTTCATGATTTAAATGGTAGTTGGACAGAAGAGAAACTACAGGAGATTATTTCTGTTGAACCTCGTGTGGAGAAAATTGCCATAAAAGACGTAAAATTAAGAACCTTTATTACCAACGACGAAGGTCGCGACGATTTGGTTGGACATGTTTATGATGTTACTTATGGCATTGTAAAAAATCAAAAAGATAATTTGGTTGTTATCGACGATTCTATAGTTAGAGGTACCACATTAAAGCAAAGTATACTTCGTATTTTAGATCGTCTGCATCCTAGAAAAATAGTTATAGTATCTTCAGCTCCTCAAATTCGATATCCCGATTGTTATGGTATTGATATGACCAGAATGGGCGAATTTATTGCTTTTAATGCAGCAATTGCTCTTCTTAAAGATCGTGGAATGGAAAATGTTATCGAGGAAACTTATAAAAAATGTAAATCTCAGGAAAATTTACCTAAAGAGGAAGTGGTAAATTATGTAAAAGAAATTTACAAGCCCTTTACGGCCGAAGAGATATCAGATAAAATTGCAGTTTTGTTAACTCCAGATCAGATGGATGCTGAAGTGAAAATTGTATATCAGTCTATCGAAAATCTTCACCTTGCTTGTCCAGAAAATAATGGAGACTGGTATTTTACTGGAAATTATCCAACTCCAGGAGGAAATAAAGTGGTAAATACATCATTTATAAATTATGTTGAAGGGAATCATAAAAGGGCATATTAA
- a CDS encoding universal stress protein, whose amino-acid sequence MKRILVPVDFSGDSIMALKFAINLANKLGTHLRMIHVKKSEKFEIPFLFEELKDEIILTVQEYLEKLIELHSPTYAVENGVFDFKIRKGSVYREIVNQAKYGDSYLVVMGAYGASGFEEFFIGSNAFKVVSHAPCPVITIRKEFKSSTIKQIVMPIDASNETRKKIPFVSELAKKCNAKVHILGVHESVDAAIEGKVEHYMSQAEEYLSKAGIDIVKELRQGENNTFTSIDYAREVNADTIAIMLEQAETGFNMFFGSYAQQMVNNSEIPILSVPN is encoded by the coding sequence ATGAAACGTATTTTGGTTCCCGTAGATTTTTCCGGTGATTCCATAATGGCCTTGAAATTTGCTATTAATTTGGCTAATAAACTCGGCACGCACCTTAGAATGATACACGTTAAAAAATCCGAAAAATTTGAAATACCATTTCTTTTTGAGGAATTAAAAGATGAAATTATTCTTACAGTTCAGGAATATTTAGAAAAGTTAATAGAGCTTCATTCGCCTACCTATGCCGTAGAGAATGGAGTTTTTGATTTTAAAATAAGAAAGGGTAGTGTATATCGCGAAATTGTAAATCAGGCAAAATATGGCGATTCTTACCTTGTAGTTATGGGAGCTTATGGGGCTTCTGGTTTTGAGGAATTTTTTATTGGAAGTAATGCTTTTAAGGTGGTAAGTCATGCGCCTTGTCCGGTTATAACAATTCGCAAAGAGTTTAAATCTAGTACAATAAAACAAATTGTTATGCCTATTGATGCTAGTAACGAAACCCGAAAGAAAATTCCTTTTGTGAGTGAACTGGCAAAAAAATGCAATGCAAAGGTTCATATTTTAGGCGTACATGAATCTGTCGACGCTGCCATTGAGGGAAAGGTTGAACATTATATGAGTCAGGCAGAAGAATATTTAAGTAAGGCTGGTATAGATATAGTGAAAGAACTAAGACAAGGAGAAAATAATACTTTTACTTCTATCGATTATGCAAGAGAAGTAAATGCAGACACAATTGCCATTATGTTAGAACAGGCAGAAACTGGTTTTAATATGTTTTTTGGTTCGTATGCTCAGCAAATGGTTAATAATTCAGAAATTCCAATTCTTTCGGTTCCGAATTAA
- the miaB gene encoding tRNA (N6-isopentenyl adenosine(37)-C2)-methylthiotransferase MiaB, translated as MSEINKKLFLETYGCQMNVADSEVVAAIMQHDGFEVTKTREDADIILVNTCSVRENAEQRVRGRVQGFGELKKKNPKLLIGVIGCMAERLGDKLFEQEKNVDIVVGPDAYMDLPMLVKKAESGEKAINVELSLTETYKDICPTRIDETAISGFVSIMRGCNNFCTYCIVPYTRGRERSRNPESILKEVKDLAEKGYKEVTLLGQNVNSFSFKNSESETNFPELLEMVAQAEPNMRVRFATSNPKDMSDDTLRVIAKYHNICKYIHLPVQSGSNNVLKNMRRKYTREWYMDRITAIRTIIPGCGISSDIFVGFHNESDDDFQETLELMKWAKYDLAYMFKYSERPGTYAYKHLKDNIPEEVKSKRLTEMIKLQSQLSHESNKRDIGKVFEVLVEGVSKKSDLELYGRTSQNKVIVFPKKDYKTGDFVQVKATSCTPATLIGVSI; from the coding sequence ATGAGCGAAATTAACAAAAAACTGTTTCTAGAGACCTATGGCTGTCAAATGAACGTTGCAGATAGTGAAGTTGTTGCTGCAATAATGCAACATGATGGCTTTGAAGTTACCAAAACAAGAGAAGATGCAGATATTATTCTTGTAAACACTTGTTCGGTTCGCGAAAATGCAGAACAGAGAGTTAGAGGAAGAGTACAAGGCTTTGGAGAATTAAAAAAGAAAAATCCTAAACTTTTAATTGGAGTTATTGGATGCATGGCTGAACGATTGGGCGATAAACTTTTCGAGCAGGAAAAAAATGTAGACATTGTTGTTGGTCCCGATGCATATATGGATCTGCCAATGCTTGTTAAAAAAGCAGAATCAGGAGAAAAGGCTATTAATGTAGAACTTTCTTTAACCGAAACATATAAGGATATTTGTCCTACCAGAATTGATGAAACTGCAATTTCAGGTTTTGTATCTATAATGCGTGGTTGCAACAATTTCTGTACTTATTGTATTGTTCCTTACACTCGTGGACGAGAAAGAAGTAGAAATCCGGAAAGTATTTTAAAAGAAGTAAAAGATTTAGCCGAAAAAGGATATAAAGAAGTAACTTTATTGGGCCAAAATGTTAATTCTTTCAGCTTTAAAAACTCCGAATCTGAAACAAATTTTCCAGAGCTTTTAGAAATGGTTGCCCAAGCCGAGCCTAATATGAGAGTTCGTTTTGCAACCTCGAACCCTAAAGATATGAGCGACGACACTTTAAGAGTTATTGCAAAATATCATAACATCTGTAAGTATATTCATCTGCCTGTTCAATCGGGAAGCAATAATGTATTAAAAAATATGCGTCGTAAATATACTCGCGAGTGGTATATGGACAGAATTACCGCTATTCGCACAATTATTCCTGGGTGCGGTATTTCTTCTGATATTTTTGTTGGATTCCACAACGAAAGCGATGATGATTTTCAGGAAACACTTGAGCTTATGAAGTGGGCTAAATACGATTTGGCCTATATGTTTAAGTACTCGGAACGCCCGGGAACTTATGCCTACAAACATCTTAAAGACAATATTCCCGAAGAAGTTAAAAGTAAACGCTTAACCGAAATGATTAAACTTCAGAGCCAGTTATCTCACGAAAGCAATAAGCGAGATATTGGAAAAGTATTTGAAGTTTTAGTTGAAGGCGTTTCTAAAAAATCCGATCTGGAATTATATGGAAGAACTTCACAAAACAAAGTAATTGTATTCCCTAAAAAAGACTACAAAACAGGAGATTTTGTTCAAGTAAAAGCAACCAGTTGTACTCCTGCAACCTTAATAGGAGTATCGATATAA
- a CDS encoding N-acetyltransferase, whose protein sequence is MKINLRPENKNDYSAISMINDMAFGQEAEGKLIENLRKNRKFIKDLSLVACMGSEIVGHILFFPIIIKSDNEEFHSLALAPMSVIPELQSLGIGSQLVQKGLAKAKKLGHKSVIVLGHDKFYPKFGFKPASEFNIKAPFEVPNTAFMAIELYSGSLKNTQGTVTYPKEFDNV, encoded by the coding sequence ATGAAAATTAACCTGCGTCCTGAAAATAAAAATGACTATTCTGCTATTAGCATGATTAACGATATGGCTTTTGGACAGGAAGCAGAAGGTAAACTAATTGAAAATTTAAGAAAAAACAGAAAATTTATTAAAGATTTATCGCTTGTGGCATGCATGGGGAGTGAAATTGTTGGACATATTTTATTTTTTCCAATAATTATTAAATCAGACAATGAAGAATTTCACTCATTAGCATTAGCTCCTATGTCGGTAATTCCAGAACTTCAATCATTAGGCATAGGAAGTCAGCTTGTTCAAAAAGGCTTGGCTAAAGCGAAAAAGTTAGGTCACAAATCGGTTATTGTACTGGGCCACGATAAGTTCTACCCAAAATTTGGATTTAAGCCTGCCAGCGAATTTAATATTAAAGCGCCTTTTGAAGTTCCTAATACTGCGTTTATGGCCATAGAACTCTACAGTGGCTCCCTAAAAAATACACAAGGAACAGTTACTTACCCAAAAGAATTCGATAATGTATAA
- a CDS encoding STAS domain-containing protein encodes MLSFRIQEQSVIASLDGARRINSKISEIVKAEIIDFIEKSGKQVILDLKGVSFIDSEGFSALKAISELAKANELLFTFVNVSDDVLELVNLVGMREAFVLGKN; translated from the coding sequence ATGTTAAGTTTTCGGATACAGGAACAGTCTGTAATTGCATCTTTAGATGGAGCACGCAGAATAAATAGTAAAATTTCTGAAATAGTGAAGGCGGAAATTATTGATTTTATCGAAAAATCAGGGAAACAAGTAATTCTTGATTTAAAAGGAGTAAGTTTTATCGACAGCGAAGGATTTTCGGCTCTTAAGGCAATTTCGGAACTAGCAAAAGCAAATGAGCTCTTATTTACATTTGTTAATGTTTCTGATGATGTGCTCGAATTGGTTAATCTTGTTGGAATGAGAGAGGCTTTTGTTTTAGGTAAAAACTAG